The genomic DNA GCCGTCCTGCCGTATTCGATCGACTGGCTGCCGGACGGGCTGCTCCTGGTGGTTTCCGGTCGGGAAGGCCTGCTGCTCAGGCAGGAGGCGGACGGGGCGCTCGTCACGCATGCCGATCTCCGGGGACTGTCGAAAAACCCCTGGAACGAAATCGTCGTCGACGGGCGCGGCAACATCTATGTCAATGGTGGCGGGCCGGCGCCGGCGCCGGGCGAGCATTTCGGACCGGGCACCATCGTGCTGATCACGTCGGACGAGACTGTGCGGCAAGTGGCCGAGGACATCGCCTTCGCCAATGGCATGGCGGTGACGCCGGACAACCGTACGCTCATCGTCGCCGAATCCCACGCCAACCGGCTCACCGCTTTCGATATCGCGGCCGATGGCGGCCTTTCCAACCGCCGCGTCTGGGCGGATCTCGGCAACGACTATCCCGACGGTATCTGCCTCGATGCCGAGGGCTGTGTCTGGTATGCCGACGTGCCGAACCGGCACTGCGTCAGGGTGCGCGAGGGCGGGGCGAAAATCGATAGGGTCGAGGTCGATCGGGGCTGCTTTGCCTGCATGCTGGGCGGTGCCGACGGCAGGACGCTGTTCATCGCCGCCGCCGAATGGCGCGGCTTCGAGAACATGGTCAGCGACGCCCGCACCGGCCAAGTGCTTGGCGTCGCCGTGTCTTCCCCCGGCGCGGGCTGGCCGTCCTACACCTCCGGTACGCGCTGATAGTTGGCTATGTCGGCCTTGACGCCGAGGCGGGCGATCGTTTCCTGCGGGCTGAAGGCGATGCGCTCATGCGCGGCCCTGACGATCGGCACCACCTTGTCGACCGCCGCCTGGCTTTCCCATTCGACCATGGTGACGATGTTGAATTCGCCCGGGCCGGAGAACTGCTCGAGCAGGAAATCCTGCACGAAGCCTTCCTGCTGGCGCAGCAGTTCGTGCGTCATGAGGACCTTGCTCAGGATTTCGTCGCGCGCTTCCGCCGGGACGACGAACTTGTCGACCCGGAAGACGCTGCCATTGCGTTGATTCTCATTGCTCATTTCGATCTGTCTCCGTTCTTGGAAGGCTTGCTTCGCAGGGGCTCGGAGACGGTTTGCAAGCTCAAGCTAAGTTGAGGTCAAGGGGAATTTTTTGCGCCTGTGATCTTCCCCCTCGAGGGGGAGATGGCCGCGAAGCGGTCAGAGGGGGTCGGTTCGACTGGGCTCGGCCTGCTGCTTCGGATGGAGGTTGGCGCTTCACGCGCGGCGACCCCCTCTGTCGCCTTCGGCGACATCTCCCCCTCAAGAGGGGAGATCGGCGCGGCGCTAGCTCACCTCCGACGTCCTCCGCCGCACGATCACACCCAGCTCGTCGCTCTCGCGGGCGATTCGCAGCCGCTCCTCGGCTTCGGTCGCTTCGCGCTGGCGGTCCCACATCGAGGCGTAGAGGCCGTGCTTGGCGAGCAGCGCGGCATGGGTGCCTCGCTCGGCGATCTGGCCGTCCTTGAGCACGATGATCTCGTCGGCCGAGATCACCGTCGACAGCCGGTGCGCGATGACGATGGTGGTGCGGCCCTTGCTGACGAGGTCGAGCGCCGCCTGGATCTCCTGCTCGGTCTGGGTGTCCAGGGCCGAGGTCGCCTCGTCGAGCATCAGGATCGGCGGCGCCTTGAGGATGGTGCGGGCGATCGCGACGCGCTGCTTCTCGCCGCCCGACAGCTTCAGCCCGCGCTCGCCGACCATCGAGCGGTAGCCCTCGGGCAGCTTGGCGATGAATGGGCCGATCTGGGCGAGCTCGGCCGCCTTGCGCACCTCCTCCTCGCCGGCGCCGACGCGGCCGTAGCGAATGTTGTAGGCGATGGTGTCGTTGAACAGCACCGTATCCTGCGGCACCATGCCGAGCACGGCGCGCAGGCTCTCCTGCGTCACGTCGCGGATGTCCTGGCCGTCGATCAGCACCTGGCCGCCCTGCACGTCGTAGAAGCGGAACAGCAGCCTGGAGATGGTCGACTTGCCGGCGCCGGAGGGGCCGACGATGGCGACGGTCTTGCCGGCCGGCACCTCGAAGGAGACGCCCTTCAGTATCTTGCGGTTGGGATCGTAGGAGAAATGAACGTCGCGGAACTCGACCTTGCCGGCGCCGACCTTCAGCGGCTTTGCATCCGGCTTGTCGACGATCTCCTGGGGCACGTCGAGCAGGTCGAACATGTGCTCGATATCGGTCAACCCCTGGCGGATTTCGCGATAAATGAAGCCGATGAAGTTGAGCGGCACCGATAGCTGCATCAGCATGGCGTTGATGAAGACGAAATCGCCGACCGACTGCGTCCCCGCCTGCACCTCAAGCGCCGACATGCACATGACGATGACGGTGCCGAGGCCGAAGATGAAGCCCTGGCCGAAATTCAGCCAACCGAGCGAGGTCCAGGTTTTCGTCGCGGCGATCTCGTAGCGGGCCATCGAGCGGTCGAAGCGCTCGGCCTCCATGCGCTCGTTGGTGAAATATTTGACCGTCTCGAAGTTGAGCAGCGAGTCGATTGCCTTGGTGTTGGCGTCGGTGTCGCTGTCGTTCATGTCGCGGCGGATCGAGATGCGCCAGTCGCTCGCCTTGACCGTGAACCAGACATAGATCCACACGGTCACCGCCACCACGCCCACGTATTTCCAGCCATAGGTGTAGGCGAAGATGCCGGCGGTCAGCGCGAATTCGAGGATGGTCGGCGCCGTGTTCAGCATGATGAAGCGCACGATCGTCTCGATGCCCTTGGTGCCGCGTTCGATGATGCGCGACAGGCCGCCGGTGCGGCGCTCGAGATGGAAGCGCAACGAGAGCTGGTGCATGTGGACGAAGGTGCGGAAGGCAAGCTGGCGCACCGCATACTGGCCGACGCGGGCAAACAGCGCGTCGCGCAACTGGTTGAAGCCGAGCTGCACCAGCCTCAGCACGTTGTAGGCGACGACCAGCATCACCGGCGCGAGCATGAAGGCGGGCAGCGGCGGCGGCGTCTTCGAGCCGTGAGCCAGCGCATCGGTCGCCCATTTGAAGAAATAGGGGCCGGCGACCAGCGTCAGCTTGGCGACGACCAGCAGCAGCGTCGCCCAAGTGACGCGGGCCCTTAGGTCGGCGCGGTCGGCCGGCCACATATAGGGCCACAGGTTGCGCAAGGTCGCGAGAGTGCCGGCTTCGGCGGATACGGTCTTTTCGGCCACTTTTCTTAGCCTTTTGGGTGAGAGGGTCAGCGGCTGGGTGAGCAGGCGTTGACGAGTTCACGAAGCGAGGCGGAGACGCCGGCGAGCGCCGCATGGTCGACCGCGTAGCGCGAGCGCTGACGGTCGGGCTCGAAGCGGACCAGCCCAGCCTCGACCAGGATTTTCAGATGTTGCGAAACCGTCGACTGGGCGAGATCGAGATGGTCGACCACTTCGCGGCATGAGCAACAGCGGCTGGCGGAGAGGTGCTTCAGGATCTCGATGCGTGCCGGATGCGAGAGTGCGGCAAACGTCGCGGCGACGGCGCGGCTGTCGGGGGCGTGGGGTTCGGATGGGGATTCGATCATCGTCCATCGGCGATAGACGATGAAGGATGAGAGGGCAAGCTAGGCTGGTGGGTAGCACCGGTAATTTCCCCCTTGAGGGGGGAGATGTCGCCGAAGGCGACAGAGGGGGTCGTCTCACATAGATCGCCGAGGTCGTCGCAGGGGATGCCGGCGCTCGACGCGCGAGGAGCCCCTCTGGTCGCCGGCCATCTCCCCCTCGAGGGGGGAGATTACGCGCTCGTGCGCCGGCGCTCCCTACTCCGTCTTCGGCGGCGTGGTCATCTGGTCGCCCATCGCCTTCATGTCGGCCGGCTCGCCTTCCTTCGACTTGCCGGGCACCTTGAAGACCTGGCCGGGCCAGATGCGGTCGGGGTCGCGGATCTGGTCCTGGTTGGCGAGATAGATGGTCGAGAAGCGAGTGCCATGGCCGTAGACGCGGCGCGAGATGCGCCAGAGCGTGTCGTTGCGGCGGATGATGACGGAACCGTCGGCATGCTCGAGCTTCGGTGCCACGGTTTCGGCAACGCCGGCTGACGGCGTCGCTTCCGCGGCCTTGGCCGGAGCCTCGGCGGCCGGGGCGGTCGTGGCGGGTTTCGTTGCGGCGGATGCCGGCGCCTCGGCCGCAGGCTTGGCCTCAGCGGGTTTCGCCTCGCCGGGCTTGGCCTCGTTCGGCGCAACGGCCGCAATCGACTCGCCGGGCTCACGCTCGAACGGCACGGCCGCGCGGGCGACGACCTTCGCGCCGTCGTCGGCAAGGCCATCGACATGGATGGTGTAGCTGCCGACCGGGATGTCGCGCTTGGCTTCGATCAGGAAATGCCCGTCGGGCGAGGTCTGCGCTTCTCCGAGCAGCATATCGTCGGCATAGGCGCGCACCTTGCGGCCGGGATCGGCCGTGCCGGCGACGAAAATCTTGCTGCCGTCGATCTCGACCGCCTCGACGGCGATCTTAGGTTCGCCGGCGGCGGGCGCCGGCGTTGCGGGGGCGGAAGCCTGATCGGCAGCGGCTGGGGCAGTCGCGGCCGGCGCCGACGCGGCTGGCGCCTGAGCGGCAGTCTGATCCGTGGCGGCAGGCGCTGCGGGCTTGGCTTGCGGCTGCGGAACGGTGAGCAGCTCGGACGGCTTGCCCGGCTCCTCGACCATCGCCAGCACCTGGCCGGTCGGGCTCTGCGGCACCGAGACGACGGCGGTCTGCGCCGAGGCGACGGCAACGCCGCCGGCGGTGGCGCGCAGCGTGATCGTGTAGTCGCCCGGCTTCAGCGGGTCGTCGAGCACGATAGCGAAGGCGCCGTCGGGGCCGGCATCGGTCGAGCCGAGCACCGCCCCACCGTTCAGGATCTCGACCCTGGCATTGGGCGCGGCACTGCCGGCGACGACGATCGAGCCATTGCCTTCGACGCGCACGACATCGAAGGTCGGCAATGTCGGACCGGCAGCGGGCGCCTGAGCGGCCGGTGCGGATGCCGCCGGAGCCGTCGTGTTGTCCGCCGGCGCCATCGCGTTGTTGGCGGGTGCCATCTTGTTGGCCGGAGCCATCGTATTGTCGGTGCTGGCCGGAGCCTGCGTCTGCGGCAGGCGCGCCTCGGTGGAGGTGCTGTTGGATTCAGCCGGCTTCGTGCCCGCCTGCGGAAGTGCCGCGACGTCTGCCGGTTTCTGGTCGTTGATGTAAGGGCCGAGCGCGCCCGACCCGTAGGCGACCGCCGCGACGACGGCAAGGCCGCCCGCCGCGAACAAAAACGCCTTTGAAGCACTGATAGCCATAATCTTTTCTGCCCCCTTAGCCACCTAACGCCGGTCTAGCGTGTTTTATCAAGTGCTACAAGAAAAAGCCCCTCCATGGGCTTGACCACGCCGACCGTCCCCATCACCAATCATCGCCATGAACACGATTCGATCCGTCTGCGTCTATTGCGGTTCGTCTCCGGGCCGCGACGAGGCTTATGTCAAGGCCGGCCACCTGCTCGGCCGCTCGCTGGCGAAATCCGGCCTGCGCCTGATCTATGGCGGCGGCACCAAGGGGATCATGGGCGCCGTCGCCGACGGGGCGCTGAAAGCCGGCGGCAAGGTGACCGGCATCATCCCGCGCTTCCTGATCAACAGGGAGGCGACGGAAACCGCTCTCGACAAGCTCGACGAGCTTTTGATCACCGACAACATGCACGAGCGCAAGCATAGGATGTTCGAAAAATCCGACGCCTTTGTGGCGCTGCCGGGCGGCATCGGCACGGTCGAGGAGATTGTCGAAATCATGACCTGGGCGCAGCTCGGCCACCACCGCAAGCCGATCGTCTTCGCCAATGTCAAAGGCTTCTGGGACCCGATGCTTTCGCTGATCGAGCACATGGCGGAGGAAGGCTTCATCCACACCGCGCATCGGGTGAAGCCGCTGGTGGTCAACGACCCTGAGGCCATCGTCGCCGCCATCATGGTGGCGGGTTCGTCGGTCGACGCGCCGACGGAAGGCGTGCAGGCGGTGATAGACAAGATGTAGGCAGTAGGATTGGGCAGTGGGCAATAGAGACACAGCCCTACTGCCTACTGCTTAATGCCCTCCTCAAATCCGCAACCACCGCCCTCCGGTCATTCCGCCGCCAGGCGAGATGGATCTCAACGCTGCGCTTGAACCAGGGCAGGTCGCGGAAGACGATGCCGGCTGGCGCCGCGTCGCGCAGGCTTTCCTGCACGGTGGCGAGGCCAAGGCCGGCGCTGACCAGGCCGAGCGAGGTCAACGGGTCGGCCGTCTCATAGGCGATCTCGGGTACGAAGCCGGCCTCGATGCAGGCCGCCAGGAACTGGGCGCGGTTGGTGTCGTCCGGCTGGCGCACGACGGTGATCCAGACGCGGCCGTCGAGATGGCCGGGCCGGATGTCGGCGACACCGGCAAGCGGATCGCCCTCGGGTATCGCCAGAACCAGCGGCTCGCGACGCACCAGCATGCTCTCGATATCCGGGTCGCCCTTCGGCGCCGGGGCATAGACGAAGCCAAGGTCGAGCGCTCGGCTTCGCAGATCCTCGAATTGCGCCGCCGTGCGGCGGCTCTTCAATTGTAGATGGAAATCCGGCCGCTCGCGGCGGAATTCGCGCAGCATGTCGGCGACCAGCCCGGCATGCACCGCGCCTTCGACATAGCCGATGGCGAGGCTGCCGGCGGCGCCGCTGGCAAGGTTGCGGCCGAGCTCTTCCAGCCGGGCGGCGTTGGCAAGCAGCGCACGCGCTTCGGCGAGGAACGCCCTGCCCTCGGCGTTGAGATGGACACGCTGCCTGGCGCGCTCGAACAGCGCCACGCCGAGCTGCTCCTCGAGCTGCATGATTTGGCGGCTCAAAGGTGACTGCGAGATGTGCAGCTGCTCGGCGGCGCGGCCGACATTGCCGGCCTCGGCGACGGCGACGAAATACCTTATTTGGCGCAGGTCGAGCATTTGTTGCTCCGATAGCTCAAGTCCTTCTAGATCTGAACTTTATCCTAATCAGTCTTGGACAGTCTGACCATATGGCGCGATACCTCCCGCATCAACAGGCCACAAAGGAGACCGCCATGCAGTTCTTTGCCCTTCTCACCCGCAACACCCAGAAGTTCAGCGACGCCGATTTCGCGCCGCTGCTGCCACCCGAGTCCGAGCAGCGCAAGACCCTCTATGCGCAAGGCGCCGTGCGCCAGATCTGGAACCGCGGCGACATCCCCGGCAGCGGCATGATGTTCGAGGCGGCGGACGAGAAGGAGGTGCGCGGCCATCTCGCCACGCTGCCGCTGATCGAGGCCGGCATGATGGACATCGCGGCGATCGTGCCGCTCAACCCCTATCCTGGCTTCGGTCCGAAGCGCTGAGACCGGGGCGCAGATCGGTGCTGCCGCTCCCCCGGCAGCACCTACGATCGACCGAAAATGCGACGGAAAATGCCACCCCGCGACGCATCGATGTGGCGCTCCGGCAGAGGGCGGGCGAGCACGTAAGCAACTGCGAGACGATGAGGCCGCCGACGATCGCGACGCCGAGCGGCTGGCGCAGTTCCGCCCGGTGCCGGTCTCGAGCGCCAGTGGCAGCGCGCCGAGCAGGGCCGCGAAGGTCGCATCATGATCGGCCGGAAGCGCTGGATGCTCGCCTTGTGGATTGCTACGCGGACAACCCTTCCTGGCGCTCGGAGCGAACGCCCCGCACGACTAGGACGCGCCCGTCAATTCCACCGCGCTGCGGACTCGGGCCAGCACCTCGCTCAGCATTTCGTGCATGGCTTGGCGCGCCATGGCGGCATCGCCCGCCTCGATCGCCCTCAGCACCTTTCCATGAGCGTGGAGATCGCCCACCGGGTGACCGAAGAGCGCATTGGTGGTCGGCACGCTGTATTGCAGCGCCGTGTGGATCAATGCCGATAGCGGCAGGAAGAAGCGGTTGCCGGTGGCCGCCAGCACCGCCTCGTGGAAGGCGGCGTCCGACGACACCGGATCGCCCTGGCCGGAGGACGCCGCCCGCATCGCCTCGAAGGCCTCGCGGATGGCGGCGATCTCGTTGGTGTCATTCCGGCTCGCGGCCAGGGCCGCCGCCTCGCACTCGAAGGCGAGGCGCACTTCCAGCAGTTCGATGATGAAATGGCGCGGCGTAGCGCTCTCGCGCAGCCAGCCCAGCACCGACGGGTCCAAGAAATTCCAGTCCTTCATCGGCCGGATGCGCGATCCGCGGCGCGGCCTTGTGAGCAGCAGGCCCTTGGCCGACAGGATCTTCACCGCCTCACGCGCTGCGCTTCGGCTGGCCCCGAAGCGGACGCAGACCTCCTCCTCGCCAAGCAGCGTGGCGCCGGGTGGAAAGAGCCCGCCGAGAATCTCGCGGCCGAGAATGTTGGTTATCTCATCGGTCACCGACGAGGTTTGATTGCCTGCCAAGTCCCGGCCCATGAATCCGCACGCCAGCGTTGAAACGGTCAGGGTTGATAGCTCAGCGGGGTTATGCTGTCCATATCATCTGATTTGTCAGATAAATGTGGTTGAAGCCTGCCCGGCTTTCCTGCTAGCTGTGGCAGCGAAAATTCGGGCGAAGCAGCGGAGAGCCGGTTTGTCGCCAACAGCCTCGATGCGCGTCGTGGTGCTGCGTCAGCCGCTCGATCTCCATGTCGAGGAGCGCGCCACCCCCTCGCCCGGTGCCGGCGAAGTGCTGGTGCGTATCGAGCGCGGCGGCATCTGCGGCTCGGACCTGCACTATTTCCGCCATGGCGGATTCGGCACCGTGCGCATGAAGGAGCCGATGATCCTCGGCCACGAGATCGCCGGTCGGGTCGAGGCGCTGGGCGCCGGCGTTTCGGGCCCGGCCGTCGGCACGGCTGTCGCGGTCAATCCCGCCAACTCTTGCGGAGCCTGCGCCTTCTGCCGCGCCGGCCAGCCGATCCACTGCCTCGACATGCGTTTCCTGGGCTCGGCGATGCGCACGCCGCATGTGCAAGGCGGCTTTGCCGAGCATCTGATCTGCCGCGCCGAAAATGCCGTGCCACTCACGAAGGGCTCCAACCCTTCCGCCGGCGCCTTCGCCGAGCCGCTTGCGGTGACGCTGCATGCGGTGGCCCAGGCGCCAGTCTATGGCAGCCGGGTGCTGATCATAGGCGCCGGCCCGATCGGCACGCTTTTGGTGCTTGCCGCGCGCTTCGCCGGCGCGCGCGAGATCGTCGTCACCGACGTCCAGGACAAGCCTCTCGACTATGCGGCGAAGGCCGGAGCCGACCGCACCATCAATGTCGCCAGGCACGCCGACGGGATGAATGTCTACGCCGCTGGCAAGGGCTATTTCGACGTCATCTTCGAGGCCGCCGGCCAGGGCGCCACGGTGGCGAGCGCCTTGCACTTCATCAAGCCGCGCGGCACGCTGGTCACCGTCGGGCAAGGCGCGACCACGGAGCTTTCGGTTTCGATGATCGTCACCAAGGAAATCGCGTTGAAGGGCAGCTTCCGCTTCGACACGGAATTCGCTCTGGCCGTCGATTTGATCGGCTCGGGCCGCATCGACGTCGCGCCCCTGCTCAGCAACACGCTGCCGCTCGCCGAGGCCAGGAAAGCCTTCGAGCTGGCGAGCGACAAATCGCAATCGATGAAGGTGCAAATTGCATTCGACTGACTATCTCGGCCGCCTGTTCGGCCTCGAGGGCAGACATGCCTTCATAACCGGCGCCAGCCGCGGGCTGGGGCTTGCCTTCGCCGAGGCGCTTGCCGGCGCCGGCGCGCGCGTCACGATCGGCGGCCGCAAGGCGGAGGAGTTGAAAGCCGCCGGCGACCGCCTACGCGGCGACGGCCACACGGTGGCGGAGGCGGTGATCGACGTGACCGACACGCAGTCGGTCGATAGCGCCATTGCGGCCACGGAAGCCGGTGCCGGCCCGATCGATATCCTGGTCAACAATGCCGGCATCCAGCGCCGCGCGCCGCTGGAAAGTTTCAGCGACGCCGACTGGGACGCACTGATGGCGACCAATCTCGACGGCGTGTTCAAGGTGAGCCGGGCCGTGGTGAAAGGCATGATCGCGCGACGCAAGGGGTCGATCATCAATGTCTCCTCGGTGCAGAGCGTGCTTGCCCGCCCCTCGATCGCGCCCTACGCGGCGAGCAAGGGGGCAATCACCATGCTGACCAAGTCGATGGCCGGCGAATGGGGCCAGCACGGCGTGCGCGTCAACGCGATCGCGCCCGGCTATTTCAAGACCGAGCTCAATGCCGCCCTCGTCGCCGACGAGACGTTCTCCGGCTGGCTCACCGGCCGCACGCCGATGCGGCGCTGGGGCGATGTCGAGGAACTCGCGGGCGCCGCCGTGTTCCTCGCCTCCGACGCCGCCAGCTTCGTGACGGGACAGACGCTGCTGGTGGATGGCGGGATCACGAGCGTGTTGTGAGGGCGCCGGTCAAACCGGCAGGCTTTTCACGTATCCAGCCAGCACCCTATCCACCGACAATCCGCCGGGGCCGGCGAGCGCCAGGATGAACATGCCGCCGGCGATCGCCAAGTCCTTCTCGAAATGCAAGAGCTCGTTCTGGCTGGCGAAGTTGGTGTGGAAGAGGCTGGCCGTCATCAGGCAGAACAGGCCGAGCCCGATCGCGCCGAGGCGCGCCAGGACGCCGAGCGCGACCGACAGGCCGGCGCCGAGCTGCAGCGCGATGGTGGCAAGAAGCAGCGGCGTGCCGACGCCGAGCACGGCCATCGCCTTCTGAGCGCCCTCGAAATGGGCCGCAAGATGCAATCCTTCATGCACGAAGATCAGGGATAGGAGCAGGCGGCCGGCAAGCAGGATCACGTCCCTGGCGTGAAGCTTCTCGGTGAGTTCGGTCGGTGACATGGTCAGCTCCGATAAGGTTGTGTCGGTATGCTCCGAAACACCTGCCCGATGTGTATCTTCACAAGGGCAAGGCGACTTTCCCCGAGCGCCGCGCCGCCCCTCACCTGCCTGCCGGCATCCTCTCCCCGTATAGTGACGGGGAGAGGGGCGCTCTCGCCGACGGTTTCGCCAATCGCAAACGTGGCAGGAAAGGCGCCAAGGTCGCGGCCAGCCACCTTCTCCCCGTCACCATACGGGGAGAAGGTGCCGGCAGGCGGATGAGGGGCGGCGCATGCATTGGCGATGTCTGCACTTCTCGAATTCCTTCGTCGGCGGCCACTTCGCGGCACTCGTCCGGGCAAGGAACGGCGCCCAAAAGCCTTACTTCGTCGCCTTGGTGTCGATAGCCTGTTTAAGGTCGGAGAGCTCCTCGCAGCCCGCCGGGCAGAGTTTTTGCAGCGAGGCGAGCTGCTCGTTGGCCTTGGCCATGTCGCCGGTCTCGACATAGAGCTCGCCCAGATATTCGTGCGCCGCCTTGTGGTCGGGCTTAAGCTCCAGCGCCTTGGTGTAGTAGGTCAGCGAGGTCTGGTAGTCGCCGGTCTTGCGCAGCGTGAAGCCGAGCAGGTTGTAGACGTCGGCCTGCTGGGTGTCCTGCGCAAGGTCGCGCAGCTCGGCCAGCGCGCTTCGATAGTCCTTGGCGTCGATCTTGGCCTTTACGGCCGTCAGGTCCGGCGCGTCGGCGCCTTCGATGTCGTCCACGGCATAGGCCGGCACGGCGATGGCGATCGGGGCCGCGGTCAGCACCGCAATGCCGCCGAGAACCGCGAAAAGTGCATGTTTCATGGGAGTTGGCTCTTTCTGTTCAGGATCCGATTCAGATCTGGGTTGGGGTGAAGGCGTAGGCGTTGCCGTCCTTGACGAAGCTGCCGGTGCCCGGGAACGGGAAGTGCGAGCCGCAGATGCGGACATTGTCGGCAATCACCTGGTCAATGAGCTTGTGGCGCGTGGCGATCGCCATCGGCCCGTCCTGGTCGTAAGCGCCCTGCCATTCGGGATGCGGTGCGAGCAGCGCCGGCACATACATGGTGTCGGCTGAAACCAGGAACTGCTCGGAGCCGGCATCGACATGGTAGACGGAATGGCCGGGCGTGTGGCCGGGCGCCGCCATGATGCGGATGCCGGGCACGACTTCCGTGCCGTCCTCGACCAGCTTCCAGTTCTTCCATTTCGGGAAATTCTCGGCGATGCGCTTGCCTGCCGGCTTGCGGCCTTCCGGCAGCTTGACGAGCCGGCTGGGGTCGGTCCACCAATTGTATTCGGTGGCGTTGACGATCAGCTCGGCATTCGGGAACACCGGCGCGTTGGTGCCCTTCTCCATCAGGCCCCAGACATGGTCGGGGTGGAAATGCGAGATCATGATGGTGTCGATCGCCCTGTAGTCGATGCCGGCGGCTTTCATGTTGGCCGGCAGATGCGTGGCGTTGGCCTGCCATTGGCCGACGCCGGAGCCGGCATCCATCATGATGGTGCG from Mesorhizobium sp. M1E.F.Ca.ET.045.02.1.1 includes the following:
- a CDS encoding SMP-30/gluconolactonase/LRE family protein, with the protein product MPSPKSATRKAKIITEGLAFGESPRWHEGRLWLCNWGTGEIVAVEEDGTSEVMLTVPAVLPYSIDWLPDGLLLVVSGREGLLLRQEADGALVTHADLRGLSKNPWNEIVVDGRGNIYVNGGGPAPAPGEHFGPGTIVLITSDETVRQVAEDIAFANGMAVTPDNRTLIVAESHANRLTAFDIAADGGLSNRRVWADLGNDYPDGICLDAEGCVWYADVPNRHCVRVREGGAKIDRVEVDRGCFACMLGGADGRTLFIAAAEWRGFENMVSDARTGQVLGVAVSSPGAGWPSYTSGTR
- a CDS encoding antibiotic biosynthesis monooxygenase, with translation MSNENQRNGSVFRVDKFVVPAEARDEILSKVLMTHELLRQQEGFVQDFLLEQFSGPGEFNIVTMVEWESQAAVDKVVPIVRAAHERIAFSPQETIARLGVKADIANYQRVPEV
- a CDS encoding ABC transporter ATP-binding protein/permease; this encodes MAEKTVSAEAGTLATLRNLWPYMWPADRADLRARVTWATLLLVVAKLTLVAGPYFFKWATDALAHGSKTPPPLPAFMLAPVMLVVAYNVLRLVQLGFNQLRDALFARVGQYAVRQLAFRTFVHMHQLSLRFHLERRTGGLSRIIERGTKGIETIVRFIMLNTAPTILEFALTAGIFAYTYGWKYVGVVAVTVWIYVWFTVKASDWRISIRRDMNDSDTDANTKAIDSLLNFETVKYFTNERMEAERFDRSMARYEIAATKTWTSLGWLNFGQGFIFGLGTVIVMCMSALEVQAGTQSVGDFVFINAMLMQLSVPLNFIGFIYREIRQGLTDIEHMFDLLDVPQEIVDKPDAKPLKVGAGKVEFRDVHFSYDPNRKILKGVSFEVPAGKTVAIVGPSGAGKSTISRLLFRFYDVQGGQVLIDGQDIRDVTQESLRAVLGMVPQDTVLFNDTIAYNIRYGRVGAGEEEVRKAAELAQIGPFIAKLPEGYRSMVGERGLKLSGGEKQRVAIARTILKAPPILMLDEATSALDTQTEQEIQAALDLVSKGRTTIVIAHRLSTVISADEIIVLKDGQIAERGTHAALLAKHGLYASMWDRQREATEAEERLRIARESDELGVIVRRRTSEVS
- a CDS encoding metalloregulator ArsR/SmtB family transcription factor, whose product is MIESPSEPHAPDSRAVAATFAALSHPARIEILKHLSASRCCSCREVVDHLDLAQSTVSQHLKILVEAGLVRFEPDRQRSRYAVDHAALAGVSASLRELVNACSPSR
- a CDS encoding LysM peptidoglycan-binding domain-containing protein, with product MAISASKAFLFAAGGLAVVAAVAYGSGALGPYINDQKPADVAALPQAGTKPAESNSTSTEARLPQTQAPASTDNTMAPANKMAPANNAMAPADNTTAPAASAPAAQAPAAGPTLPTFDVVRVEGNGSIVVAGSAAPNARVEILNGGAVLGSTDAGPDGAFAIVLDDPLKPGDYTITLRATAGGVAVASAQTAVVSVPQSPTGQVLAMVEEPGKPSELLTVPQPQAKPAAPAATDQTAAQAPAASAPAATAPAAADQASAPATPAPAAGEPKIAVEAVEIDGSKIFVAGTADPGRKVRAYADDMLLGEAQTSPDGHFLIEAKRDIPVGSYTIHVDGLADDGAKVVARAAVPFEREPGESIAAVAPNEAKPGEAKPAEAKPAAEAPASAATKPATTAPAAEAPAKAAEATPSAGVAETVAPKLEHADGSVIIRRNDTLWRISRRVYGHGTRFSTIYLANQDQIRDPDRIWPGQVFKVPGKSKEGEPADMKAMGDQMTTPPKTE
- a CDS encoding TIGR00730 family Rossman fold protein is translated as MNTIRSVCVYCGSSPGRDEAYVKAGHLLGRSLAKSGLRLIYGGGTKGIMGAVADGALKAGGKVTGIIPRFLINREATETALDKLDELLITDNMHERKHRMFEKSDAFVALPGGIGTVEEIVEIMTWAQLGHHRKPIVFANVKGFWDPMLSLIEHMAEEGFIHTAHRVKPLVVNDPEAIVAAIMVAGSSVDAPTEGVQAVIDKM
- a CDS encoding LysR family transcriptional regulator, translated to MLDLRQIRYFVAVAEAGNVGRAAEQLHISQSPLSRQIMQLEEQLGVALFERARQRVHLNAEGRAFLAEARALLANAARLEELGRNLASGAAGSLAIGYVEGAVHAGLVADMLREFRRERPDFHLQLKSRRTAAQFEDLRSRALDLGFVYAPAPKGDPDIESMLVRREPLVLAIPEGDPLAGVADIRPGHLDGRVWITVVRQPDDTNRAQFLAACIEAGFVPEIAYETADPLTSLGLVSAGLGLATVQESLRDAAPAGIVFRDLPWFKRSVEIHLAWRRNDRRAVVADLRRALSSRQ
- a CDS encoding muconolactone Delta-isomerase family protein → MQFFALLTRNTQKFSDADFAPLLPPESEQRKTLYAQGAVRQIWNRGDIPGSGMMFEAADEKEVRGHLATLPLIEAGMMDIAAIVPLNPYPGFGPKR
- a CDS encoding FadR/GntR family transcriptional regulator, whose translation is MAGNQTSSVTDEITNILGREILGGLFPPGATLLGEEEVCVRFGASRSAAREAVKILSAKGLLLTRPRRGSRIRPMKDWNFLDPSVLGWLRESATPRHFIIELLEVRLAFECEAAALAASRNDTNEIAAIREAFEAMRAASSGQGDPVSSDAAFHEAVLAATGNRFFLPLSALIHTALQYSVPTTNALFGHPVGDLHAHGKVLRAIEAGDAAMARQAMHEMLSEVLARVRSAVELTGAS
- a CDS encoding L-idonate 5-dehydrogenase — protein: MRVVVLRQPLDLHVEERATPSPGAGEVLVRIERGGICGSDLHYFRHGGFGTVRMKEPMILGHEIAGRVEALGAGVSGPAVGTAVAVNPANSCGACAFCRAGQPIHCLDMRFLGSAMRTPHVQGGFAEHLICRAENAVPLTKGSNPSAGAFAEPLAVTLHAVAQAPVYGSRVLIIGAGPIGTLLVLAARFAGAREIVVTDVQDKPLDYAAKAGADRTINVARHADGMNVYAAGKGYFDVIFEAAGQGATVASALHFIKPRGTLVTVGQGATTELSVSMIVTKEIALKGSFRFDTEFALAVDLIGSGRIDVAPLLSNTLPLAEARKAFELASDKSQSMKVQIAFD